A portion of the Doryrhamphus excisus isolate RoL2022-K1 chromosome 20, RoL_Dexc_1.0, whole genome shotgun sequence genome contains these proteins:
- the LOC131107914 gene encoding phosphatidylcholine:ceramide cholinephosphotransferase 1-like: MKKVAAWSAEDVADWLSKEGMPEYIDALRQTDGTALLRLTRAHFQMPPLLLVSSDGGQQLLERVETLRIETHIEAHKNGHTNGHAGGVPNGTGTPLRNGAVRSADSRVEMVHIPIPPMETLHSSFPPEWGRTGVAFVYAVLCFITTTVVISVVHERVPPKEHTPPLPDKFFDLFDRIEWAFSICEINGMLLVALWLIQWALLKHRSIIGRRFFFIVGTLYLYRCVTMYITTLPVPGMHFRCSPKLLGDWEAHMRRVMKMIAGGGLSITGSHTMCGDYLYSGHTVMLTLTYLFIKEYSPRRFWWYHWICWTLSAVGVFCILLAHDHYTVDVVVAYFITTRLFWWYHTMANQQALKETSQSHPFSRVWWYRPFQYLEENVSGTVPRTYQLPLWLRAAAWTRGVAYSRLEVQ, from the exons ATGAAGAAGGTAGCGGCATGGTCGGCCGAGGACGTGGCCGACTGGCTGAGCAAAGAGGGCATGCCGGAGTACATCGACGCCCTCCGACAGACGGATGGCACCGCCTTGCTGCGGCTTACGCGGGCGCACTTCCAGATGCCGCCGCTTCTACTGGTGTCCTCGGACGGCGGGCAGCAGCTGCTGGAGCGGGTGGAGACACTGCGGATCGAGACCCACATAGAGGCCCACAAGAACGGCCACACCAACGGGCACGCCGGCGGGGTGCCCAATGGCACGGGTACGCCCCTGAGGAATGGTGCGGTGCGATCGGCAGACTCCAGGGTGGAGATGGTGCACATTCCCATCCCCCCCATGGAAACCCTGCACTCCTCCTTCCCTCCCGAGTGGGGCAGGACGGGCGTGGCATTCGTCTACGCGGTTCTGTGCTTCATCACCACCACCGTGGTCATATCGGTGGTCCACGAGCGGGTACCGCCCAAAGAGCACACCCCGCCGCTGCCCGATAAGTTCTTTGACTTGTTTGACAGGATAGAGTGGGCCTTCTCCATCTGCGAGATCAACGGCATGCTGCTGGTGGCGCTGTGGCTCATACAGTGGGCTCTTCTCAAGCACAG GTCAATCATAGGCAGACGCTTCTTCTTCATTGTGGGTACGCTGTATTTGTATCGCTGTGTTACAATGTACATCACCACTCTGCCTGTTCCTGGGATGCACTTCAGATGCTCTCCAAAG CTTTTGGGCGACTGGGAGGCGCATATGAGAAGAGTGATGAAGATGATCGCCGGCGGGGGCCTGTCCATCACGGGCTCTCACACCATGTGTGGAGATTACCTGTACAGCGGCCATACTGTCATGCTGACGCTAACATACCTCTTCATCAAGGAGT ATTCCCCCCGACGCTTCTGGTGGTATCACTGGATCTGCTGGACCCTGAGCGCCGTGGGAGTCTTCTGCATCCTTCTGGCCCATGACCACTACACAGTGGACGTGGTGGTGGCCTACTTCATCACCACGCGCCTCTTCTGGTGGTACCACACCATGGCCAACCAGCAG GCGCTGAAAGAGACGTCGCAGAGTCACCCCTTCTCGCGGGTGTGGTGGTACCGGCCGTTCCAGTACTTGGAAGAGAACGTCAGCGGCACGGTGCCTCGCACCTACCAGCTCCCGCTGTGGCTGCGGGCCGCGGCGTGGACCCGGGGCGTGGCCTACAGCAGGCTGGAGGTCCAGTGA